In Apium graveolens cultivar Ventura unplaced genomic scaffold, ASM990537v1 ctg8266, whole genome shotgun sequence, the genomic stretch AGGAGAGAAAGATAATGAACACAAGAGTACAGTTAACTGTGTGCATTGCTATACTACTACAGAGCAAGATAATGAACACAAGAATACAGTGAACTGTGTGTATTGTCTATACTACCACTTCTGCTGCATTTTCTGTTGTGCTTTGTTATACAAGAAGGAAGAGTAAGTCTCTTTATATAAAAAAACATAGCTTCTCTTTAAAGCTTGCTTTTGTCACTTGGTGGCTCCTCTTGCTACATTAATTATGATGTCACCATTGTGACATGATCTCACTTGTGTCATATCCTAGCTAATATTTAACAAATCATGatatatgaattttttttattttggaaATTTGAATGAAGATAGAGGTGCATTTGCATAATGATTCTTTGTTTTGTTTGAGATTTATAAAATTAGTCAATGATATATTTCTTCACTGAAaagaattattttatttgatgCAAGGTGTGCAGTGACAAATTCTCCACTATGGACTTACCAGAAGAATTGATTGCTGAAATTATATCAAGAACTCCTGTGAGGACAATAGTGTCATGCAAAAGCGTGTGCAAAAGATGGTGTAATATAGTTTCAGGACCATTTTTTTCGCGTCTGCATCTCTCTATATCATCTAAAATGCTTTTACTTCATCAAGGAGACGCCGAGGACGTAGATGATGACAATGATGGTGACCTTGCAGTGGTTGAACTAGATGACCAACATCACCAACATGATATTCATCACGAGCCTATGATGAGATTTTCCCCGGGACTTGCCTTGGGAGACTATGTGGGGTTAATTGGATCAGTTAATGGGTTAATATGCTTAGAAGATAGTTATGATGATTCAGCATATGTATGCAATCCAATTACACAAGAGTACATACGCCTTCAAGATTCCGAGTACACCAGAGTATCATATTTAAAGGGATATTATGGCTTTAGACTTGTTGAATCGAACCAACAGTACAAGATTGTACGTTTTTATAAGGGTAGATTTCCTTCAACTGAATATGACCTAGGGAGCGAGGTTTATACGCTTGGAACCGGCATGTGGAGAGATCTAGGACATGTCCCCTTCCATCTGAATGAACATGATAGGGGTCACTATGTCAGTGGCCGCCTCCATTGGTTAGCTGGTGAACTAATATGTGCTTTCGATTTGGATAGAGAATTATTTCGTCCAATGGAAGCTCCTCCACGGGCTCCTGGGAATACAGATCATTTTAGCATCTTGGGAGTCCATAATCATTTTAGGAACTTGGGAGTACTTAAAGGTTGCTTGTGTATATGTGATATAACACTATACTCTGAACTTTCTATTTGGGTGAAGAGAGATTATGGCGTGGAAGATAGTTGGAGTAAAAAACTCATCATCACTCCTAATCCTCCATTACATGAAGGTATAAATACCGACATGGTTCGGCTTCTTAAAGTTCTCAAAGATGGGAACATCTTAATGTATTGTGACCAACTTCAATTGTTCACTTATCATCCTCAACATAAAACATTGCGACATCACATTTTCCCGGAGGGTGAGTTTCTCACATTTGGTGCGATGACTTATGTCCCCGGTTTTATCAGTCTAGAGAGGAGTTTCACCTTGGAGGGTGTCAAAAGATGGGAGTCTCCTCAAGTAGAAGACTGACTTATAACCGAATAGAGCAAAACAGGATCGAAAATAGGGCCGAGTCCGAGCAGTCTCCCGAGTACTAAGGCCGAGTAATCTAAGTTGTTGAACATTGCTTATTTTACTGCAAAAATACAAGGTTTTTATAACTAGTTCCATTTCAAGAACACGTTATGTTTTAAGCTTTTCTAGTTGTTTATCTAATATTTGTATGTACtcctaatttcaaaatttaataattacTGTAGGCTGCGAGATAACTTTAGCATTTAGTGCTTGACATTTTTATAACATTTACATATCatataaatgatttttatgttgTATGCTTGTAAATTGCTCTTGGTTGATTCTGTTTTTCATGAT encodes the following:
- the LOC141704822 gene encoding F-box protein At3g07870-like, translating into MDLPEELIAEIISRTPVRTIVSCKSVCKRWCNIVSGPFFSRLHLSISSKMLLLHQGDAEDVDDDNDGDLAVVELDDQHHQHDIHHEPMMRFSPGLALGDYVGLIGSVNGLICLEDSYDDSAYVCNPITQEYIRLQDSEYTRVSYLKGYYGFRLVESNQQYKIVRFYKGRFPSTEYDLGSEVYTLGTGMWRDLGHVPFHLNEHDRGHYVSGRLHWLAGELICAFDLDRELFRPMEAPPRAPGNTDHFSILGVHNHFRNLGVLKGCLCICDITLYSELSIWVKRDYGVEDSWSKKLIITPNPPLHEGINTDMVRLLKVLKDGNILMYCDQLQLFTYHPQHKTLRHHIFPEGEFLTFGAMTYVPGFISLERSFTLEGVKRWESPQVED